One window of the Nicotiana tabacum cultivar K326 chromosome 4, ASM71507v2, whole genome shotgun sequence genome contains the following:
- the LOC107803186 gene encoding GDSL esterase/lipase At1g71691-like gives MARLRVSWFCMMLFLLISSVLAQTQGDDYDYDDAFAPEPSPSDDGSPAPIGDDMEAPAPAPVPEAAPSSGGERRGLVPALFAFGDSLIDSGNNNRLFSFAKANYFPYGIDFGGPTGRFSNGYTILDQIGDLLGLPLLPPYSEIFNVDKMRFGVNYASAAAGILDITGFHFVERIPFSYQIKNFESTLVSLVKNMSAPIVEEAIPKCIFFVGMGSNDYLNNYIMPAYFTQDEYTPQKFAELLVHQYKEQLIKLYDLGARKFIIAGIGQMGCIPFLLAESSNGECSEMVNQMVRPFNAKLKTMIMKLNKSELPGAHFIFLDMENMFKDIFINYKSYGFSVKNRGCCGSGKNKGEVTCLPMQTPCPNRDDYLFWDAYHPTSAVNLLLGDMAFYGGPNFTFPMNIQQLATL, from the exons atGGCTAGGTTAAGGGTTTCTTGGTTTTGCATGATGTTATTCTTGTTGATAAGTTCAGTTCTAGCACAAACACAAGGCGATGATTATGATTACGATGATGCATTTGCTCCGGAGCCAAGTCCATCAGATGATGGATCTCCGGCTCCGATAGGGGACGATATGGAGGCTCCGGCACCAGCACCGGTGCCGGAGGCCGCTCCATCAAGTGGTGGGGAGAGGAGAGGTTTGGTGCCAGCTTTGTTTGCCTTTGGAGACTCTTTGATTGATAGCGGAAACAACAATCGCCTTTTTTCATTTGCAAAAGCCAATTATTTCCCTTATGGCATTGATTTTGGTGGCCCCACTGGACGCTTCTCTAATGGTTACACCATCCTTGATCAGATTG GTGACCTTCTGGGATTGCCACTGCTTCCACCATATTCGGAGATATTCAACGTCGACAAAATGCGTTTCGGAGTGAACTATGCCTCTGCTGCTGCTGGTATTCTTGATATTACCGGCTTTCACTTT GTGGAGCGAATCCCATTCAGTTATCAAATAAAAAACTTTGAAAGCACGTTGGTGAGTTTGGTAAAAAATATGAGTGCACCAATTGTGGAAGAGGCAATTCCCAAGTGCATTTTCTTCGTTGGGATGGGCAGCAATGACTACCTCAACAATTACATTATGCCTGCTTACTTTACTCAAGATGAATACACTCCTCAAAAGTTTGCTGAATTATTGGTTCATCAATACAAAGAGCAATTGATA AAATTATATGATCTTGGAGCTCGGAAATTTATAATTGCTGGGATTGGACAAATGGGTTGCATCCCATTCTTGCTAGCAGAAAGTTCAAATGGTGAATGCTCAGAAATGGTGAATCAAATGGTGCGCCCATTCAATGCCAAATTAAAGACAATGATCATGAAACTCAACAAGAGTGAACTGCCTGGTGCCCACTTCATTTTCCTTGACATGGAAAATATGTTCAAGGATATATTTATCAACTACAAGTCCTATGGGTTTAGTGTGAAAAATCGTGGGTGTTGTGGGTCAGGGAAAAACAAAGGGGAAGTAACTTGTCTTCCAATGCAAACACCATGTCCAAACAGAGATGACTACTTATTTTGGGATGCATATCACCCCACTTCTGCTGTCAACCTTTTGCTTGGGGATATGGCTTTCTATGGAGGTCCCAATTTTACTTTTCCTATGAATATTCAGCAACTTGCTACTCTCtga